CATGGGGTACTGGGTATTGAAGTTCACTTGGATACGGAGTGACTTCTCTTgataacttttaaaaaatgacaatgTCTTTCACTAATGTATTATACGTCCTGATGGTTTTGAATGTTGTCGTCGGTCTTATCGGTGCCGACGAATGCGAAGGTGAGCGTGAGCTGCACGGTTTGCGCATGAAAGGTTTCTGCGTGTAAAAATAGCCGAGGTGGTGTGTTGGGTCGTCGTGTCAATGCGTCTATTTACACGAGCCCGAAACTAACATAAGAAAGCCGTCCACTTGGCTAATAATAAGAACTCCAGTGAAGGAGACTGTAAGGGGGCTTAAAGTAACAATATGTTAGCCTGCAAAGTTGTTTTGGTAGTTGAGCGATTATTGTGAGATTCATTCAGCAATCAGCACAGGCCTACACCATGGCCTATCAAAAATGTCAAACACACTAATGCAGTTATGAAGACACTGTTTTATATTATTAGAGTAGGCTATTTGTAAAATTGTAATACTGGATTGGCCCACTGTACTAGGCCTATATTAGTGCTATCTTGTGCTCTTCTTGTAGCACAAACTGCACTGTACTTTTCCACATATGTGAAGTTGTTTGTTCTtcttgaattttcccttggggatcaataaagtatctatatctatctatctatctgtgtgtgtgtggatggttgTTTCTCTCTACAGTCTGTGTGGGTTTTCTGGGACACCTCTATAAATCTCTCATCAGCACGCATTCAGAGTTGAGCCATGCAATCGTGGAGCAAGGCCTCATTCAGGCCTGTGCTGAGGCCACCGGGAAAGACAGCCGCCTGGtgaggacacacatacacacatacagacaactTGTACTAAACCCATGATCCAGTTCTCTTTCTACCatattctgtctgtctgaccccccccaccccctctcacacacatacacacacacacactcactctctctctgtgaactCCTTACTGGCAGTGCTACTACCTGGGAGCTACCAGTGATGCTGCAGCCAGAGTGACTGGGGAAGTGACACGCCCCCTCAGTGCCCACGTCCCGCCCCCTAAAATCTGTCAGAAGCTCCAGAAGAGAGATGGCCAGATTTGTGAACTGCGATACGGTATAAtagcacacacaacatacaatagcatgttgtgtgttatatgTTGTGTGTGCTATACGGtataatagcacacacacaacatacacacacagacagacacacacacacacataggcactaCCAACATTCACATTTAGCTTTTCATAATATACTCTCATGAAAATTTGTTGTGAAAGTGATACATGTTTCACATACATGCATGTCTGTATTgatgtgtacgtgcatgtgtgtgtgtgtgtgtgtgtttgtgtgtttgtgtgtgcctgcatccATGTCCTCCACAGATAAGGCTGTTCTGGACTGGAGCAGGGAAGCCCTCTCCAAGCTGCGCGTGTTGGAGCTCAAACGCCTGCTGGCCTCGTGGGGGGAGGAGTGCAGGGCCTGTCTGGAGAAGGGCGAGTTCATCGACCTCATCCAGCAGGTGGCGCCAAAGCACAGTACCGCCACCCAGGGACACTCGCCAGAGCTCTGATGGGCTCCTCTGCGCAGCTCCGCGACAGGGACTGTCGCCAGCAGCTCGCTGAGCCTCACCACGCAGCTCCGCACTGCACGGGGAGAGCTTGAAGCGCTGCTTCCCCTCCAGACTCCGAAAGCAACTGTGGAATAAAGGAAAGCAATAATTACAGTATATTTTTTCCTCCTgccttgtttccttttttttctacctttttttctctctcatggcAGCCCAGCGTTAGACCCAACTCTTAGTGGGTGAGGTGCTATTCTGGGCCATGGTCCTATCTCTTTTTTGGAGGAAGattggagtgtgtatgtgtgtgtgagagagagaggatgcatGTGTGCTGACAGACTCCTATTTCCTTCGTACGCATGCTGAACAaagcccacccacacacaccgaaGGATCACTGATGTTTACATCAAGCAGGTTGTCATGGTGATCCTAAATGGTTATTATGTTTCCTGCAGCTGATGAGAGAGGATTTTAAACTTCCAGTGTCATGATATGCAACCaatcatagagagagaggacaaacaccggattcctctctcctcctcatcctcctcctctctctttctctctcttctccctctcttccctctctcttctctctctctctcttgctcacacacactcagtctccCTTTCATGCTCTctatttctcactctctctttctatcgctcctctctctcttgctcttctctctctcttttgctctttctctctctctctctctcattcacatgcTCCCCTCTGTCTTTCCCAAGCTCTCCTATAATAGCTgttcagagagaaggagagagagagagagggagagagagatagtgagagagagatgcaggccTTGCCCACGCAGTCGAGTGGGAGACTGAgctctccactcacacacacacacacatacacatgcacacacacccatgcattcacacacacattacactcgCTTTtcccactcacacagacacacacacacacacacacacacacacacacacacacacacacacatacgcacgcacacacagccagtCAGTGTGTCATGCCTGCACTGAGTGGGCTGTACTGAGCATTCCTGTCATACAGTAACAGAACAGTCTTTCTGCCTCCGTgcgcactctctccctctctctctctcgcgcgcacacacacacacacacacacacacacacacacacacacacacacacacacacacaccacaccacaccacaccacaccacacacacgcacacatgcacgcacacacacacacgcacacacacacatacatacacatacacataaacacacagaggcATAGACGGATTCTCTGAGAAGAAGCTAAGATGGATGGGGAATATCTCTATGTCCACTGATCTTGTGGGGTAAGTTCTATTTCTATGATttagtagagagagaaagagagcggcgctgtgtgtgtttgtgtgtgtgtgtgtgtgtgtgtgtatgtgtggcagagagagtgtgaacCTGCATGTACTTCCCAGTTTCAGAGAGTGTAGTTATTGTGATATTCGGTGTAGCGAACCTACCAGCGTATAAATAATTGTGCGtgtgaaaatatttttgtttgtgtacaaGAGGACAGTTTTGCaagtatctgtttgtgtgaaaAAATGCCTTTTTATGatgcactgtaaaaatgatCAGAACATCGGTGGTGATGTAAACTTTTGGCTCAATTTATTCAATAGTGCACAGTAGTTAACTTCATCGCGCATTATAACTTATATAGATTatcagtggacacacacacacacacacacacacacactcgacccTGTCTCTCACCCCTATTACCTGTCGCTACCTCACTTCCTTCTGATTGCAGTCGTGACTGAAGCCGTTCTTCACAGTCCTGCCGCCTACACACGCTACTGtcactctctccccttctctccccctcttcctctcttcccttctctctctctctctctctctctctctctcccaccccatcTATCTGTTCTGCAgcgctctcttctctctttattCCTGCCCCATTTTCTCTCAATCTTCCCCTCAATTTACTCCTCAGCATCCCTGAacgctgaagtgtgtgtgtacatgcccaTGTATTGGTATAGCTGATATCGCCgtggaggattttttttttctgtggatGGTGCTGTGTTCCAGATTGGCACCTTGGCCCTTTAAACGCAGGCAAAGTTTCCTACTGAACCATTTTTCTGGTTGCCATAGCAATGAGCGAGGACTTGGAGAGGTGCAGTGGTATTAGAATGCAGTGACAGCGCTTACCATGTGAATTCTCACACATCCAGAGACCAGGACCCTCTGaagctgtgtacacacacacacacacacacacacacacacacacacacacacacacacacacacacacacacacacacacacacacacaaacatatcacAGGTTTGACTCAGGGAGCCACACATGGAGGTTGTAGTCTGAGATGTATGGGTGGCTATTGGATTTTACTGATGTTTtagctttagtgtgtgtgtatgtgatagaGTTTGCTTTAAAGTGTTTCAGCCCCTTCCTAGTGTCGTAAAGCTTAGTATCTGTGATCTCATGTTGATGGGCTCAACTGACCTCCGACAGCATTACAAATTCATCAGGACATCTGCGTTTCAGGAAATGAAGTAAGGAGGGTGTCTGGCGGCTAGTGACTTTGTGACTGCAAGTGTGTGTTCTTTAATTGGCTTGATAATCATGCTTTGgtttcttgtgtgtatgtgtgtgtgtgtggggggggggggtttctggTTGTGTGTGGAAGGTGAGTGTATGCATTGTTTTAGGAAAAAGCAGGCTATCTGCAGCCCACAGtccttccttctcttcctgtAAAAACATCCCGAGGACCCTCGTCCCAATCCCGACAGGAAGTGAGGCTGAGATCACAGGAAGTGGATTGCATGGCCAGAAGGGCCGGGCCTCCAAACAGGCCCATGGAAGGGTCTAGAAGATAGGTGTGTCCTTAGGCTGAGAATAAGTCTTTTCCCCACAGgacatgtctgtgtgagtgttctTTGTGTAAATATAGGTAAAAGCAAGTGTGGTATGGCTACTGTCCAAATGAGAAACAGCCACGTAAACTTAAAATCCGATAAAGTGGGATTTGCATCAGTGTAATCCATGCTTCAATGACAGTGGGTTtcctaacaaaacaaaataagaagtagtttgtagtgtgtgtgtgtagaagtaggattgtgtgtgtgtgtgtctgtgcgagtgaatatgtaagtgagtgagtgtgtgtcgacTGTAAGTCTTCTGTATGGTCAGTATATTTGTCCTGTGTGTGCTGGGAGAAagatatttgtatttgtgtgtgtgtgagagagagagagagagagagagagagagtgtgtgtgtgtgtgagagagagagagagagtgtgtgtgtgtgtgtgtgtgtgtgtgtgtgagagagagagagagagagagtatgtgtgtgtgtgtgtgtgtgtgtgtgagagagagagagagagagagagagagtatgtgtgtgtgtgtgtgtgtgtccacagtgtCCTAGGATAGAAAAATTGATTGGTCTCTTTATTGGTTAGGTTTCCCTAGTCTTCGGGATTGGTGCAGTGAGTCAGTGGACGTGTCCCTGATTGGTGCTAGTGTGCAAATGTTGGTAAGAGCCTTTCCTGTCTTAGTTTCCTTTCTCGTGTGGACTTTCCTGCTCTTCCATATGCAGCTACAGGGTTGGGCTCGATGCTTCCTGAAACCTCAGTTTAGACTGAGTGCAGACCAGCGAGGCCAGGCCAGAGAAGAAGACAAAGTGAGATTCCTGAAGGAATTTTCCACAAGAGAATTGTTGGAATACTACGTGACGAGTTTCAATTCTGGGAATGTAGTTGTTGGGATACCACACGAACGGCGCAGTAAGGAAAGCTCAAACTCGGATTTGACTCCTGGTCTAAGGAGGGAACGTCACATGAAACATTGAGGTCAAAGGTGACTATAACATGCAACTTGCACATATCGATCCCAGGGCAAGAAAATCGGGGAAGCACTTGCTAAAGCCTCACCATCTCGCCCATGCCTGATGATGGAATAATTCTTGTTTTATAAAGTCATGCATAATTCATTGTGGAGGTTTGGTAAGGTGCAGATGACTCAATTGTGAgtgtataaaaataaaattagactAGCAATTTCGGGGGTTGAAGTGTGAAGGTAAGACAGTCTATGCAGACTGTGTGTAATCTTTCACTGGTATGGAATGGGTCTTGCATGGGAAATGGCCATGTGTAATCTTCAGATGTTTTTGACTATCATGCAGTGATTATTTAAAGGTTCTGAAGGAATAATGTATTCTAACCGATTAGTTATACTGACCCTTTATCGTAATCCAGCATGTTTTCATATTACCTAGTCTCACATGATTTATGTTGTTACATAAGGGAGAACTTCCTACTTGGCTAGTATGATTAttatgtgtgggcgtgtgtgtgtgtgtgcgtacacacacatgtgcttgtACGATAGACTTATAGCTATGTTCTTCTGAGGACCCAAAGAAGCTGTAGTTCTGTCGAACAAGCAGTGCACTTCGTTGCCATGGTAACTTGGGATGCACAGGCTTCCCTGAAATTCCATTATTCCTTTGAGGATCTGTTTTACAGTTTCCAAGGCAACCACTCACAACTAAGTGACTGCTAGTgacatctctctctacctctttctgcaccccttctttatctctctctgtctctctctctctctctctctctctctcaacagtgGTCtctgtagctctctctctcttgaaatgGCACTCAAAATCTGTTGAACTTCTGATGTACTTTTTCAACCTTAGCGATGCACAAGCTATAAACCTGACAGTTTACAGCAGACCATTCCAATTCAAAATCttataaaaaaataactgaCAGGGTTTCCCTAAATTATATCACAATCTATGCCATATACAACAAGCACAACACATACAATCAGGCATGTATCTACAAACCACTGCCACTCATGAAATGCTATGCAAATCCAAAAGAGAATTCAACCAAAGGCATGCAGAGTGAACACACAGATTAAAATAGTAAGGACtgtggtgtgagagtgtgtgtgtgtgtgtgtgtgctgtatttgTAGGGTTGTGAGGAGAGGACATtgagaaacactcacacacacacactctcccagagCATGCCTCTGAGTCCGCCAGCCGACGCCAAACATGAGTCTCCCGACCGGCCGCGGCAACAGCACGCCCCTACCAACGGTAACCACGGAGACGACAGCATTCGGGCCTCTCCCGGGAAAAAACCTGCCACGGATCCCATGGAGGATCTCCACGGAAACGCAGCCGTCATCCGCATTGGAATCCCTGACCTGCAGCAAACAGTGAGTGctccttcacacacagacacacacaaatgcatgcacatgctctggagcgcgcacgcacacacacacacacacacacacacacacctaccggcaggcacacacacatacacacacagacacacacacactcccacacaccgAAACGTCCATGCAAGCATCAGCGCTTTCATCTCTTGCTGCCGTTCACTGCTTGAAAAGGGAGTGCTGTTGCAGAGAAACAGGAGTGAgtgagactgagagagggagagagagagttgagcaagagaagagagagagagggatagagaagtaAATCACAGTGAAGGAGTGATTGTAATTTGAAACAGGCAAAAAAGGATGAAAATCAGGAGTTGAAGATGAGATTAGATTTTAAGTGGTGGACTGTCTCTACCTCTTACCTCATACTGTGTATACATTCAgtgtatggggtgtgtgtgtgtgtgtgtgtgtgtgtgtgtgcgtgtgcgcgcgcgcgtttgtttgtgtgcatgagtgtatgtgtgtgcatctttaTTTTTtggtgcctgtgtctgtggatgtatttatgtgtgtgtatttctctctctctgtgcgtgtgtgtgtgtgtgtctgtgtgtgtgtgtgtgtatgtgtgtgtgtgtgtttgcactgatCTCCCCCAGAAATGCATGCGTTTGGACCTAGAGGCGCCGGTGTGGGTATGTAAGCAGCGCGTGCTGGTGACACTCACCCAGAGCCTGACAGACGTGCTCAACTATGGGCTCTACTTGCCCGCCTTCAACGGCCGTGCAGGAAAGTTCCTGGATGAGGAGAGGCTACTCCGGGACTACCCTATGCCCACGGTCACCCCGGTCCCTTACCTCGAGGTAGAACTGCCCTCATGCCGGGTCACCCTAACTGTGATAGTGCTCACATAGGTCATTTACACTCACTCAGgctcatgcacacatactgtacatacatgtacaaaatacatatactgtacatagattTATACTTACATAGGTCTTACATACTTAAAGAAGTACAACTACAAATGCATGTTAAACCACCAATACACTGTGGTTCTTTTACCTTAGAATAATGGCTTCAAATTTGTTTTGATGCCACACTGACTAACAATAAGGAGGATATTAGCGATGCCTGGTATTGCAGTGTGTAACCTTGTTGTCGTTGGTGGGAGCATGACCCTTTTTAGCGATTCTAGACTAAATGGGTTCCTCCTTAGCACTAGTCAAATGCCCAGTACATTCAAATTTCACCACAAGGGTAATTTCTACATTGGTTTACTTTAATGTTTGCCCTGGatattacatacacatataaacacacacctcaaattactccacacacacatgaatgcacccAGTCCGGTGCATGCAAAGTCTGCTTAGCAGATGTATATCATCATTACTTCCACAACTTGTGTTGCAGGCACTTGTGTCCAAAGGACCTCTGAAACGTGGCTGTGCGCTAAGCACACAGATGGATAATTGTGGGGACAGATGGGGATATTTCAACCAAAGTGTCACAAGTCAACATCACAAATCTGAACTGCAAATGTTTAAGCAAGTTAATGGCCTTCAGATGGCTGGAGTCATTAAGGGCTTGACAGTTTGTACTTATTAGCATTGATACTGGTTCTACATCCAGCCAATACAGCGAGGGGGCGGGGGCTCTACAGAGGCATGCATTGCACTGGAGGCTGAGTGTGTAAAAGTAGGACAAGGAAACAGTCGAAGTAAAAGAATATGTGGTCCTCCTAATTAAGTTTTAATGAGTTTGCAGAGGAG
This portion of the Alosa sapidissima isolate fAloSap1 chromosome 22, fAloSap1.pri, whole genome shotgun sequence genome encodes:
- the cdnf gene encoding cerebral dopamine neurotrophic factor, encoding MTMSFTNVLYVLMVLNVVVGLIGADECEVCVGFLGHLYKSLISTHSELSHAIVEQGLIQACAEATGKDSRLCYYLGATSDAAARVTGEVTRPLSAHVPPPKICQKLQKRDGQICELRYDKAVLDWSREALSKLRVLELKRLLASWGEECRACLEKGEFIDLIQQVAPKHSTATQGHSPEL